Genomic DNA from Nicotiana tabacum cultivar K326 unplaced genomic scaffold, ASM71507v2 Un00003, whole genome shotgun sequence:
TAACTTTTAGTCTATGAGACTTAGTTCTGATTTTATTTCCCTACTAATCAATGTTGTCTAAGGTAGATTAAGCTAAATGTAGACCTTTTGCACGAagcctttaaaataaaaaataaatcttcATCCCCATACGATACTTAATTATCCTACAAGCAACTTTGAGTCCTTTATCGTAACTTCCTTAATAATGTAAAATATCTGGATAAAATCACTTAATGAACTGGCAACTCTACTAGTATGATAAACAATTTAAAATTGGCTATAATAATGGGATCAATCTTAGAACAAAAAATTATTAGTCGACAAAAATACCTTTGAGCCCTACATGTTTTTAGCTTTTTAAATCCCGTCCTTGAGCCCTACATGTTATAGTTTTCAATTTTGTGATGGTGCTTAAGGGAATGATAGGCAATTGGAAACTAGTAAGGTTGCAAATTTGACTTACTATCATCCCTAGATGGACTAAActagtttttttcttcttctggaTAAATGGAATTTAAAGGACTAAAATGTCATTAAGGATGGCAAATGTTGAGCTTATTCCACTTGCTTTTTCCGGGTAATTTCATAGATGGTAGCTAGTCCAACAATAGTTTATttattatacaaaatatataaaactaaATTTTATAATGAAATAATTACTCAACTACGCGCATTTATATCACATAAAATAAGAGAGACATGAAAAAACTAAATCGTGTCCCAAAATATAAGCAGGCTGCCACTCCAACAATTCAGGTTACATAATATCCATGTAGTATCacttaaaagtttaaaaaaaaaaaaatctgtgACCCACTTTAAAAAATGAAACACTAATAATGTGCCAAGTGGTGAAAACAATCGGTTGGGTTTGATCAAAAGATGGGTTTTTGTTATTTGATGTGCACATTACGTGAGGTGAGTTGTATATATGACTATATTTTATACACGATAACTATCTACTTTCTTTTATGGGGGCCATATTTAGCATTTTTAGATGTTTTAGTTACGTTGTAATATATACGCGTAGTTGAGTTATTATTTTTACGACAAAAATTAGTTTTACAACTTTATGCAACCCTCCGTGAAATTACCGGCCCCTAATTATAATGGACCAAGACATATAGGgactaaaagagaagaaaacattATTCAAATCTATAAATACGCTTTACTTCTTGCATAAATCTGCATCACTCACTACTTGAGCAAGCAAAAACCACTTCAACACAGCAATGGCTTCCAAGCATAGTGTtgctcttttcctttgccttaaCCTCGTCTTGTTTTCGATGGTTTCTGGGTGTCGTACTTGCCCTAAACCTAAGCCAAAACCAtgtcctcctcctccttcttcagAAACAGCTACATGCCCCATTGATACCCTTAAGCTTGGAGTGTGTGCTGATGTTCTTGGATTGGTGAATGCTGTTATTGGCTCACCCCCAGTCACTCCTTGCTGCAGCCTTCTCTCTGGACTTGCTAATGTTGAAGCTGCTCTTTGCCTTTGCACTGCTATTAAGGCTAACATTTTGGGCATTAATCTTAATGTACCTATTTCACTTAGTTTGCTTCTTAATGTTTGCTCTAAAGAGGCTCCTTCTGGCTTCCAGTGCCCTTAATTATTATTCAAGATTGTTAAAGTCTGTCTTACGTTATTTTCTTGGAGGGTTTTTattctcttttgtttctttttcatccTGTTATTTTGGGGTTGTGGAGATACTTTGAGATGGAGTTTGAAGATATATTATACCTATGTATTGGCTAAATGGTAAGCCTTTCACTTTCCAATTTGAAGTTCCTTAATTATGTTGATATGGCATTTTCAAGTTTATATTACCAAGTGTGCTTTGAGTTGAGAGTTTGCTTTAGATTCTAGTTTTATTTCCCCACCTtttctattatatatttttgaCTTTGTAGAAGTTATTGTCTTAATTGAAATGATTTATATGGTAAAGTTGCCGTCATGTGACCATTAACCCTTGCAGAAGGTAAGACTGCTTACAATAGACatttgtggtccggccctttccGAACCCCGCGCATAATGAGAGCTTAGTGCATGTGACAGTCTTTTTTGTAGAAGTTAATTGTGTTAATTGCTTCTTAAGAATTGTGGCGGGATAGATAAATTTACTCCTCCATATTTCAGGTTCAAGCTCCGAAAAGCTCTAAATAAGGAACGATTCCCTTAGTGTGTTCTGCATAACACGATCCGGAACATTATCGAATAAAGAAATCTGTAGCAAAATTTAACATTATCATACTGCAGTAGGGAACATTTGGGTTGTGATTATCCCTTATGAGTTAATTTGACCTTGAAAAGTTAATGATAGCCACACGtgatataattatatatatgatGTCTTTCAAAATCTATTTAGTATAGGTCTTGTATTTCTGGGAATTAAAAAAGCACCACGATAATATAATCATAATGCAACAAGTTTATGGGCAAATTAATTAATCCGTCACAAACATAGAGCAGGAAATTAACTAATACCTTTTAAATTCAATTCCTATTTTTTGCTTCAGGAATTAAGTAACCAATAACCTGAAAAATGCTATGGAAAATGGGATTCCATTAATTTCATTGAAACTTTGAGGGATTTTGGATTATGACTCATTTTAGTATGTCGTAAATGATTTTCACCACAGTGTCTTTGCATATTTAAGTGTTTAATTGTTTCCAATTAATAGCAACTTCTTTGCTTTAAGCAAAATAATAAAACCAGAAATAAACGTGCTGTAATATTTACATACAACACTCATAAGCATTGATATGACCTTAAAGACACCCGTGACACAATTAGGTGCGAAACATCTAAAGGGAaatgacatcatccacatgatgGGTCTTTACGATTTCTCCATGACCTATTACTCTCTACTTTTTACATCCTTCTGACAAGTGAAAAGTATTCCATATGTATGCTAATTTTTGGGCACGCGCAACCCCGGCAAAGCaagaaattttttcaaaaatgttcaaacttaaaaaaaaaattaaaaaaaaaatttcaacttatatatacctctaaaatttaatattttacctatatacacaatgtaatttttcgaCAAAGGGTGGTCAATTGACTATCCTTAGGACAACATAGCTTCGTCTCTGCTAATGAGCATGATCTTTTTAAAAATTGCATAAAATATTAGCAAAGAATATATTTTgaactatataaaaaaaaagttaagGGAAAAAATTTAGGTTGCAGAAAAATGATACTTCCTTATTTCCAAAAagatatttttcgaattttgagaGTTTCAAATTAAACTTCTTAATTTTAACCGTAAATTCGAATATAGAATCTTTAAGTTTttgtaaataaaatttatatttttaaaaactacataaaaagtactaaaattataataattaatattttagaaaatataaaagacatgaaaaagtcaaaaattgaaaagcatcatccttgttgggatgtacggaatatatttttattttatatagctGACTCTATTAAATAAGAATCGAAGTCTTCAAATTTAAAGTACACACACGTAAATAAAATTAAGAAACTAAGCATATCAGTTCCGTTGACATTAGTGACGAAAATAACGAGTTAAACAGGAGAAATAGATATAAAAATTAACTCGAGGGAGATGAATGTGTACTACTCCGAATCTGCAAAGTAAACAATCAAATTTAGTTTGTCACATGAGCACAATATTTGTCTGAGTTTTGTGAAGATTATAAGCTTCAAACTTCAAAGAATATGACGtgaaagaaagaagagaaggaAGTTGTGTATGTTAGGATTGGCACCAACTAATTCCTCACCCTCCTCCAaatgaaaataggaaaagaaagaaaagaaagaaggccaAATAAGTGTACGACCCCTTAAACATGTCTCCAGTTTCTACTTTGACACTTTAACTTAGCGCTTTTCCTATTGAACACTTTAACTGTATTTTAGATTATACCATTTAAACGCAACGCATGACCGGGCTGTAAAAACTTAAGCGCGTGTTTTAAAACACTTCCCACGTGAAATAACATACCAATAAAATGCTAACACGTGTTTATTTATCCAAGCCAGATAAAACCACCCTTTTTTACCTTACCCACATTTTACCTCGACTCCCTTAATCGATCTTCCATCCAAAACCCCTTTTCCTAGCCTAATAAACACTAATGAACTATATTGAGACCGATTTCCCGTGGATTCTTCATCAATTTTGAGTTAGATTCAATTGTCTGTCAACAACTTGGTCAATTATATTATTAATACGAGTAACTATTTGCTTCTTTCGACTGTGGTGGTGATTGGAGTTGGTCGTAACTGGAGTTGGTCGTGACTGGAGTTGGCCGTGACTGAAGTTTCGTAGTTTATGCTCTTTCAATCGAAGTTTTCCTTCGTGGTAAGCTTTTATTTACATGATATTTAGTTGTTTTTGGCTGTTGTAATTTAGTTTGTTGGAGTTTgtgaaaattagggttttttttaTAATTTCGGTTCGGGGAATCTACTAACCTCCTTTGTTTCGCTATTTGGTTTTTCAATACAGTGGTAAGTCTAGTCATGTTGGTAAATCTAGTCATGTTTGCAGACGAATATATTCTTATTGATTTTTACCATGGTGAAAAAATTGTCAAGGATCCTGACCCGAGATATGTAGGAGAGAGGAGTGAGGATGGTCACATGATAGACAAGaaccacttttctctttttgaGCTTATGCCCTACACAAAGGATATGGGGTATGCTGAGGTTGAGGGTTTCTATTTAATTAATCTAAAATCTAATGTCTTTGTCTTGATTGAAAATGATGAACAACTGTATAATATAGTTTGTCACCTTATTCATCTTGATCATTTGGATTTGTTTATTAAACATGTAGTAAATGAGCCTTTATTGGTTGATGAGACTGTCCTATATAGCCTTTTATATGGGCCAGAAGTTGTTGAACCAAGTAAAACTATATTAAATAAAGAGGCTAGGGCAACATCTACTGTTCCAGAGAATATAAATATCCAAGAAAGTGCTGCAGACAACACATTTGTGGCTGAGGGAAATCTAGCTGATGTTGGGGTTGCAGGTGAGAATTTACAAGGGGTTGAAGAAACAACAAAGATAGATGTTGGTTTGGCATCAGATCTATCAAGTAGTGAGTCTGAATTAGATAACATACCTGATGGTGATGATAGTGATGTGAATAAAGAGCTCACTTCATTAAGGCATGAAATAAGAAACAAGAAAAAACAGAAGAAACAGAGAAAGTAACCTACTCCAACAGAAGAGATTATTCTGGGTGAAGCTGGAATAGATAAAGGCTTTGAGGATATTGGCCATCTTAGCAGGACAGGTTTGCTGGGAAATTAGGAGGGGATGAAGACTACTACACTAGTTCTGATATTGGAAGTGATGATTACAAAGATGACTTAGATGTTTTAGCTGAAAGGGGTGTTGACTTACCTCCTAGAAGGAGAAGTAAAAAGGTAAGGTTTGACTCTGACTGTTACCTTGCTATTTTTAATCTTGGTATGGTATTTAAAAATGTTGTGGAGTTTAGAAAAGTAGTGGCCTCATATTCTGTGGAGAACAAAGTGCAACTAACAATTATGCATAATGAAAAGGATAGGGTTAGAGTTAAGTGTAAAGGTATGAAGTGTAAATGGGAATTGTATGCAAGCAATTATGGGGATTCATGTGACTTTACCGTGAAGAAGTACCATCCAGCTCATAAGTGCAACaccaaaaacaagaacaaattatgTACTTCTAAGTACATTGCCAATAAGTATAAAGATATGATTATTTTCCATCCAAATATTAAGTTGTGGGAGATTCAGGATTTGGTCAGGAATAAGTTAGGTTTGTATGTTGGAAGGACTGTTTGTTTTAAGGCTACGTGTAGTGTTATAAGTCAATTCATGGGtgactgaaaaataaaatttaacagaCTTGCTGATTATGCTGATATTATTAAGCAAACAAATCCTGGGAGTTCTCGCTGGATAGAACAGATAGTGAGACTTTTTCTGGCAAGAATCTGTTTGTTTATTTCTATCTATTTAGATTCTTTGAAAAGGGGATGGTTAGAAGGGTGCAGAAGGATCATAGGATTTTGATGCTTATTTTCTAAAGAGAATCTGCAAGGGTGAGTTACTTGTTGCAGTTAGTAGAAATGGGAACAATCAAATATTTCCTATTGTATGGGCTGTAGTTTATCAAGCTAAAACACTCTTGAAGTTGGTTCATCACATATTTGATTGTAAATTTATAATTAGGAGATGGCGTTGGCTTAACTGTTAAGTCAGATATGCAAAAGGTGAAGTTACAGTCaacttttaattattattttttctttctttatataTACTGTCTACTAACATTTATTACTCTTTTTTGCAGGGTCTAGTACCAACTATAAGGGAATTACTACCCATAGTAGAACATAGAATGTATGCTAGACATATTTGGTCTAACTGATCCAAAAACTAGAGAGGTGAAGAAAGGAGGAAATAATTTTGGAGATGTGCCAAAGCATCTTATGAAGTGAAATTCAAGGAAGAACTGGAAGCAATGAATAATCTTGGTTATCATATATGTGAAGACTTGTTGAAGTATAATAAAACGTATTGGTGTAGGGCATACTTTAGAGAACATTTAAAGTGAGATGTCATTGAGAATAACATGTGTGAAATATTCTATTCTTGGATTGTCGGTCCTAAACACAAGTCTGTTATAACTATGTTGGAAGAAATTAGACACAAAATCATGAATAGGACTATTGAAATGAGGAAGTTTGTTGAGACTTGGGTTAATGACATTGTACCAATGGCTAGGATGATAATGGAAGAGAATAAAGCCCTCTCTAAGAGGTGTACGGTTATGTGGAATGCAAAACATGGGTTTGAGGTTAATGAAGATGTTTACAGATTTATTGTTGATTTTAGGACCATGACATATACTTGTAGATCATGGATGTTGAGGGACATTCTATGTCAACATACACTATGTGCATTATATGATAGAGAAATTGACCCAGATGATTATGTTTCCCACTGGTATAGGAAGGAAACTTTCCTTAAAACTTACCAGCATTTCATTCAACCAATTCCCAATATGAAGATGTGGCAAGAATCAACAAATCCATGTATAGAGCCTCCTGAATCTAAACCTATGCCAGGTAGACCAAAGAGATGTAGGAGAAAAGCCAAGGATGAGCCAAGGAAAAAGCATGGTAAACTATCAAAGAAAGGGATAAAGATGACTTGTTCAAATTGCCAACAAACATGCCACAACAAATCTGGATGTAGGAACATGGTAAGTTTTGGTATTTGTACTTCTGTCTTTTTACTATTTCTTTTACATTCTTTTCTTACTATTATTTCACCATGTTCCAAGAAGTGCTAGTCAACAAAGTCAAAATATGGCACCACCTCCACCAAGATCATCTCGGGAAATACCATCTCAACAAAGAAATCCATCATCAATTTGTGAGGATAAAAGTATTGTCAAAAGACAAAGCAACAATCAATCAACCGGGCTTGGTAGGGGAAGAGGAAGAGGCCATGGACTAGGAAGGGGAAAAGGAATAGGAATTGCACTTGGCATTGGTAGGAGTGTATTCACATCTGCTACAAGAAGCTCTACTAGCACACAACCTTCAACATCTCAATATACATGAGGCCCTGGACTAGGCaggggaaaaggaaaagaaacttcACTAGGAGGAGGCTTGGCTAATGCAGCAACCATTGGACATAAAAGGCCAAGGCATAGTGATTTTGGGATTTTCACAAATACTATGACTGGAACTACTATCCAGAATGTAGGGGTGTATAATTTTATCGTAATGCAGTTTGTGGGCTGGAACATATCTATTTATTTATTACTAATTCATTGCATTTTACAGTCCAGTATATCATCTGAGAGAGTCATATCAGTTGGGACATTCAAGTATATATCTACAACTAACATAGACATTGGTTTAAGCCCCTGGATTGAAGTTTAAAGGAAGTAATGTAGTGACAAGTCACAACTTCAGCAGATGAGTGCAACAAGTAAAAAAGGCCCTTCAAGTCAAATAAGTTCAGCTGTATCTACATTGTGAAGCAGACCAATTTTTGTTAATGTTATCTAAGATGTCACTGCCAGTTTTTTGTTTGGGCAATTATGCTCTGTTTGATACATTATGCTCTATTGGAGCTTAGTTGTTTGAACAGTTATGCTCTGTTTGGTCTGGCAGCTTTTTGTTTGGGCAGTTATGCTATATTTTATACATTAAGTCTCTATTATCATCTTGAATATTATGTATTTTGTAGACCAAAACAATGCTCTATTTTTTAGCTTCGATATAATGCTAGTTCATCACATTATGCAATCGAATGTTTGGGCAGTTATGCTATATTTTATACATTAAGTCTCTATTATCATCTTGAATATTATGTATTTTGTAGACCAAAACAATGCTCTGTTTTTTTAGCTTCGATATAATGCTAGTTCATCACATTATGCAATCGAATGTTTGCGCACTTATgttttcaattcatgaatatgTTTGGGCAGTTATTTTTTTAGTTCATGAATATGACTTTGTATTTCATTCATAACACAATATGGAAGTGTAGCTGAGCTTAAATTTGTATTAAAAATTGGCCATTGCCATTTCATTCATAACAAGATAGTGTACATTAATAAAAGGCCAAATTCCTAGTACCCACTTCTAACATACTACATTGTTTTTGAACTAATAGCAGCAACTACAACACCATTATCACCAACATATCATAAAAATTCTACATTGTTCTTCAAACCACCAGCATCAACAAATCCTGACAGGTTGGTAGTAGTACCGTTATAGAGAAGACTCTACCAATATTTCTATAGATctctgggagtttaacattcgaggatgaatgtttcttagggggaagattgttacacgtcgtgcgtcccaaggtgacgtataatgaatatgagacttattaatcatgatttaaataagtttaaagtcataatattactatatatgatatttggatataaaatataaagtttggaaaaaatcgaTTTTAAGTTGTGAAAATATCggctaaggatttgccttgtaatgaagctttttgagaaatacatttAGTGTGTTATATGAaatctttttgggacatattatatataaaattgaaGGTCCTGGAATATAGTTTTCAATTCTCTTAACCGTTTGAccatacgacatccggataaaatgatataagcgtcggaagaagggccaatgctaTGGTGctaagctagcacctctttgacttttcaaaagtggcTATGTATATATATCGCTTATGTCGTCTCTTTCTACATTTTCCCACTGACCACGACCAAAATAAGACCATAAACCTACCCTTAATATCTCTACATaggtttcaaagaagattaacatcccgggtacgaaatcaagaagcgataacattagaataatccttacgacgtaagtatcgctatatcgcctctctttttatttatattttgagttttggaaggtacgtCATAGTTAAGAAAATACCTACTTTCAGTATTTAAGCTTTTATGTATCaagaaaggttgataaattcattttctaacagttagaactcacgggatggtgatcgaaagccgtgagttcgatttattccacttttagtggactgttttctAGTCCACTCATGTTGGCCTCTTTTGCTtctgatttatggagttttgaATGATAAATGTCATGGATAAACGCCATAcgtggtagggtagtaggctggTCGCTCATCGTTGCAGTTTCAAGCTACTTGATAAtgtgttgattgggtgtgttatggtatatttgggagtTTTATTGTATTAAAGGTCCTGAATTATAGTTAGGTTATTTTTGAGTTGTTGATTGTATTGTGCTGTTGTCTCGCCTATAGTAGTGTAACGACCTGGGCAgtcgttttgactattgcaatcccgttcccccatttactgctcaaattgtgaattactgttgttatttggcttgccggggtaattggtttgggtttggtgaggttttgaaatgatttggagtgcttagttctaaggtttagaatttaagttgaaaaggttgaccggatgttaacttatgtgtaacgGCCCCGaagaaattttgctaaggaaattaaggtttgggttgaacaatgcaccgatgtgTAAAGGAAAGTTTTGTCGGAAAAgggtcatttctgcgaccactatgcggtcgcagaatcactctgcggaccgcataatagtcGCAAAGTA
This window encodes:
- the LOC107815767 gene encoding putative lipid-binding protein AIR1B, which encodes MASKHSVALFLCLNLVLFSMVSGCRTCPKPKPKPCPPPPSSETATCPIDTLKLGVCADVLGLVNAVIGSPPVTPCCSLLSGLANVEAALCLCTAIKANILGINLNVPISLSLLLNVCSKEAPSGFQCP
- the LOC107815764 gene encoding uncharacterized protein LOC107815764, with protein sequence MRKFVETWVNDIVPMARMIMEENKALSKRCTVMWNAKHGFEVNEDVYRFIVDFRTMTYTCRSWMLRDILCQHTLCALYDREIDPDDYVSHWYRKETFLKTYQHFIQPIPNMKMWQESTNPCIEPPESKPMPGRPKRCRRKAKDEPRKKHGKLSKKGIKMTCSNCQQTCHNKSGCRNMSSISSERVISVGTFKYISTTNIDIGLSPWIEV